A single Penaeus vannamei isolate JL-2024 chromosome 22, ASM4276789v1, whole genome shotgun sequence DNA region contains:
- the LOC113808197 gene encoding small ribosomal subunit protein uS2, with the protein MSGGLSVMALEENDVTRFLAASTHLGSSNMNFQMEQYVFKRRQDGVHIIHLRKTYEKILLAARAIAAIENPADVYTISSRPMGQRAVLKFARYTGATPIAGRFTPGAFTNQIQAAFREPRLLVVTDPISDRQPITEASYVSIPVIAFCNTDSPLRYVDIAIPCNNRSPHSIGLMWWMLAREVLRLRGTISRNLPWETDVMPDLFFYRDAEEQEKEEAAKAEAAKAEAEAAKVETPAAENWGADVNDPDAVAAAAGAGTAAPVAPAATGTAAPVAAATGTAAPVAAAATVDDWGQTGDDWAAAPVTGTGDDWGGAADGPNW; encoded by the exons ATGTCGGGAGGATTAAGTGTTATGGCTTTGGAAGAGAATGATGTGACGCGGTTCCTGGCCGCGTCCACTCATCTCGGATCCAGCAACATGAACTTCCAAATGGAACAGTATGTTTTCAAGCGCCGCCAAGATG GTGTGCACATCATTCATCTGCGCAAGACATACGAGAAGATCTTGCTGGCTGCCCGCGCCATTGCAGCCATTGAGAACCCAGCAGATGTGTACACCATCTCTTCCCGCCCCATGGGCCAGCGTGCTGTGCTGAAGTTTGCCCGTTATACTGGTGCAACCCCCATTGCAGGCCGCTTCACCCCAGGAGCCTTCACCAATCAGATTCAG GCTGCTTTCCGTGAGCCTCGTCTCCTTGTGGTGACTGATCCCATCTCAGACAGGCAGCCAATTACTGAGGCTTCCTATGTCAGCATTCCTGTTATTGCTTTCTGCAATACTGACTCCCCACTTCGCTATGTTGACATTGCCATTCCTTGCAACAACAGG AGCCCCCACTCCATTGGTCTGATGTGGTGGATGTTGGCCCGTGAAGTTCTTCGTCTTCGTGGAACCATCTCCCGCAACCTGCCATGGGAGACAGACGTCATGCCTGATCTGTTCTTCTACAG GGATGctgaagagcaagagaaggaggaagctgCCAAGGCCGAGGCTGCCAAGGCTGAGGCTGAGGCTGCCAAGGTAGAGACCCCTGCTGCCGAGAACTGGGGCGCTGATGTGAATGATCCCGATGCCGTAGCTGCTGCTGCCGGTGCTGGGACTGCTGCCCCTGTGGCTCCTGCTGCTACCGGGACTGCTGCCCCTGTGGCTGCTGCTACCGGGACTGCTGCCCCTgtggctgctgctgctactgttgaTGACTGGGGTCAGACT GGCGATGATTGGGCTGCTGCACCAGTTACTGGAACTGGTGATGACTGGGGAGGCGCAGCTGATGGACCCAACTggtaa